The following proteins are encoded in a genomic region of Pseudomonadota bacterium:
- a CDS encoding ABC transporter substrate-binding protein yields MTRCARKTIVAAFALAAAALAASCFTTGEGASEVGSSACNCPPLTEPGGRSVEDAAPASGGTVTIAITTEPSTLFSMYSADATAEQIADHELIEALTVLDPASGEAEPELAARWENEPGTGLYTFHLVEGVRWHDGASFSSADVVFTFDQLLDPAGGALLRADFLDVREVVGVDDVTVTVRLDRDRPDLPVALSRIPILPRHVFGQEAVATHPAARAPVGTGPFRFASWERGERIVLVQNPEFRGAAPRVDRVVYRLVPERHVALDLFRGGEVDVVPGIGGARLDAKALSAGRRVAYPLESFVGIVYNAASPQFRDAATRRALGLLLDREAIRCSVLRCLAEIALDPWPRPRDGAPGATASAYDPVAARRQLDAAGWRDGDGDGVRERDGTKLAFRLLVPDTDRDARRWITLFEADLETAGIATRVAALGWGAYTSRLRAHRFDAAVVTFSNSRPFDPRPLFHSAEASGLNFGAFAEREIDAVLDELSAATAPEKRAEIEARLTRLLGETQPMTIAFRPAEAMLVRDTVRGVRIRGERLDERALWIDPSKRDRP; encoded by the coding sequence ATGACACGGTGCGCTCGTAAGACGATCGTCGCGGCCTTTGCGCTCGCCGCAGCCGCCCTCGCGGCCTCGTGCTTCACGACCGGCGAAGGCGCGAGCGAGGTCGGGAGCTCCGCGTGCAACTGTCCGCCCCTCACCGAGCCCGGCGGGCGCTCGGTCGAGGATGCCGCGCCCGCGAGCGGCGGCACGGTGACCATCGCGATCACGACGGAGCCGAGCACGCTTTTTTCCATGTACTCGGCGGACGCGACGGCCGAGCAGATCGCGGATCACGAGCTGATCGAGGCGCTCACCGTTCTCGATCCGGCGTCGGGCGAGGCGGAGCCCGAGCTCGCCGCGCGCTGGGAGAACGAGCCCGGCACCGGCCTGTACACGTTCCACCTCGTCGAGGGTGTGCGGTGGCACGACGGCGCGTCGTTCTCCTCCGCCGACGTCGTGTTCACGTTCGATCAGCTGCTCGATCCGGCGGGCGGCGCGCTGCTGCGCGCGGACTTCCTGGACGTCCGCGAGGTGGTCGGCGTCGACGACGTCACCGTGACCGTGCGGCTCGATCGCGACAGGCCGGATCTCCCGGTCGCCCTGTCGCGGATCCCGATCCTGCCCAGGCACGTCTTCGGCCAGGAGGCGGTCGCGACCCACCCCGCGGCGCGGGCGCCCGTCGGCACCGGGCCGTTCCGCTTCGCCTCCTGGGAGCGGGGCGAGCGGATCGTGCTCGTGCAAAACCCCGAGTTCCGCGGCGCGGCCCCGCGGGTCGACCGCGTCGTCTACCGCCTCGTGCCCGAGCGGCACGTCGCGCTCGATCTCTTCCGCGGCGGCGAGGTGGACGTCGTGCCCGGCATCGGCGGCGCCCGCCTGGACGCCAAGGCGCTCTCCGCCGGCCGCCGTGTCGCGTACCCGCTCGAGTCGTTCGTCGGGATCGTCTACAACGCGGCGAGCCCTCAGTTCCGCGACGCCGCGACCCGACGCGCTTTGGGCCTCCTCCTCGATCGCGAGGCGATCCGGTGCTCGGTGCTGCGCTGCCTCGCCGAGATCGCGCTCGATCCGTGGCCGCGGCCGCGCGACGGCGCCCCCGGTGCGACCGCGAGCGCCTACGATCCGGTTGCGGCGCGGCGCCAGCTCGACGCCGCGGGGTGGCGCGACGGGGACGGCGACGGCGTGCGCGAGCGGGACGGCACGAAGCTCGCCTTTCGGCTGCTCGTGCCGGACACGGATCGCGACGCGCGGAGGTGGATCACGCTGTTCGAGGCCGATCTCGAGACGGCGGGGATCGCGACCCGCGTCGCGGCCCTCGGGTGGGGCGCCTACACGAGTAGGTTGCGCGCGCACAGGTTCGACGCCGCCGTCGTGACGTTCTCCAACTCGCGGCCGTTCGATCCGCGCCCGCTGTTCCACTCGGCCGAGGCGTCGGGCCTCAACTTCGGCGCGTTCGCGGAACGGGAGATCGACGCGGTGCTCGACGAGCTGTCGGCCGCGACGGCGCCCGAGAAGCGGGCCGAGATCGAGGCCCGGCTGACCCGGCTCCTCGGCGAGACCCAGCCGATGACGATAGCCTTCAGGCCTGCCGAGGCGATGCTCGTCCGCGACACCGTGCGCGGCGTGCGCATCCGCGGCGAGCGGCTCGACGAGCGCGCGTTGTGGATCGATCCGTCGAAGAGGGACCGCCCGTGA